aaatcaacTACCTAAGTTTACACTCAAGGACCtagataaagaagaacaaaggaaGTGCAAAGTGAGTAGAAGCAAGGAAATAAAGATcatagtggaaataaatgaaacagagactaaaaaaggaaaaaaaataagagaaaagaacaatattgtaaagtaattagcctccaattaaataaatttatgataAAAGAAAGATcgacaaaactaaaagctgtttttattttaaaaaggtaagcAAATTAAAAACTTTAGGTAGACTCACTAAGAAAAAGAGAAGTCTCAAatttaatatcagaaatgaaagaacattGCAAACTAGAGTGTAAACACTGTCAACTATAATACATtggtgaaagaaactgaagaaaatacaaacaaattttTTGCTCAGGGATtagaataattaatattgttgaaATATCCTTActacttaaaataatttacagattcagtgcaatccctattaaaGATCCAATGGCATTTtcaccaaaataagaaaaaaaaattgtaatctgTGTATGGAAGCATAGAAAACTCagataaccaaagcaatcttgataaaaaagaacaaagctggagacataATGCTTGCTGATAGCAAAGTGTGTTACAAAACTATAGTAAATAACACTGTATCGTTTGgcataaaaacacacatacatcatggaacaaaatagagagcccagacaTAAACCCATACATTCTACAGCCAATTAATTTATAGCAAAGGAAccaggaatatacaatggtgaAAATACAATCTTTTCAATACATGGTGTTGAAAAAACTTACTGCCacttacaaaagaataaaattgaacTACTATcttacactatacacaaaaattaactcaaaatggacttctggtggtctagtggttaacaatccacctgccagtgcaggggacatgggtttgatccctggtctgggaagattccatatgcctcagaGCAAATATGCTCAGCTGCCACATCTACTGAACCCCACGCACTCTCGggtctgtgctccgcaacaagataccaccacagcgagaagcctgcacacctcaacTAGAGGGCAGCTCTcacttaccacaactagagaaaatctgcacacagcaatgaagaccaacacaggcaaaaagaaaagaaaactcaaaatggattaaagatgaaTCTGAAACCGTACAATTTCTGGAGGAAGCATAGACCTTAACATTGGTCttggtgcttaaaaaaaaaaaaaaatagacactaaaaacaaaagtaaaaagcaaagtgggactacatcaaaccaaaaagcgggaattccctggtggtccactgagtgtgactctgtgctttcacagcTGGggacctgggttgaatccctggtccaggaattaagatcccacaagccacatggtatggccaaaagaaaaaagcttcCACACAGTAAAGTGAAcagtgaacaaaatgaaaaggcagcctactgaTTGcaggaaaatacttgcaaatcatatacaTGATAAGGACtggtattaaaatatataaagaactcacttgacccaacagcaaaaaacaaagcaaaacaaaaacaatctgattgaaaaaatgggcagacgttcagaatagacattttttttcttataagacgtacagatggccaacaggtactagaaaggtgctcaacattactaagcatcagggaaatgccaatcaaaaccgtgatgaacctggactggcaatttgtttcttatatgatattatacatgttttaatgccattctcccaaatcatccacccccctcccccagagtccaaaagactattctatacatctgtgtttcatttgatgacccagagggatggtatggggagggaggtgggagggggttcgggatggggaacacgtgttcacccgtggtggatgcatgttgatgtatggcaaaaccaatacaatattgtaaagtaaaaataaaaataataataataataaagacaaatcaaaaataaaaaacaagcaaaaaaaaaaaacccgtgaTGAGTTACCACCTCATAGTTTTGCATGACTATAATCAGAAGGATGAGCTACATCAGGtcttggtgagaatgtggagaaaataaGAACATCTGTGGGCTGTTTGTGGGAgcataaattggtgcagccactatgagaAATATTATGCctgttcctcaaaaattaaaagaagaactACCATGGCTaaaggttaaagcgtctgcctgcaatgtgggagacctgggttcgatccctggatcgggaagatcccctgcagaaggaaatggcaacccactccagtattcttgcctggagaatcccatggatggaggagcctggtgggctacagtccatggggtcccaaaaagtcggacacaacttcactttcactttcacttttcaccatccaatccagcaattccacttctgggtatttatctgaagaaaataaaacactaacTGGGAACAATATAAGCACccacatgttcactgcagcattatttacgataggcaagatatggaaacaaccaaagtgtccatcaatggatgaatgaagaatatatgttatatattatgcaatggaatataattcagcAGTAAAATATAAGCTGTTTTCCCATTTGTGACAATATAAATGGACCTGGAAgaccttatgctaagtgaaacaagtcagacagagaaagacaaatgctgtataatctcacttatatttggaaagcaaaagaaacccaaaaaacaaaaacctgagagAACACATTAATGGTAGCCAGAGTCGGAGTGGGAGGTGGAGGGTGGGCAAAACAGGTAAAGTGAGTCAAAAgtacaagcttccagttataaataaACTCACGAGGAAGGTGATGTACAGCGTAgtgactatagttgataatactctattgcatatttgaaagttgctaagagagtaaatagtaaaagttaatatttttatcaCTCCAAAAAATTTGTAACTGTAGTTGGTGATGGAGTTGAACTAGACTTATTGCGGTGATCATTGtgcaatgtatacaaatatcaaatcattatgttttacacttgaaactaatataatgtattatgacaattatacctcaatttataAACACAAGAGAGACACACACCAGTAGAATTCAGAAAGCTCACAATAGACAGGAGAGCATATAACACTGCTGGTAGGGAAATGTTGAAATACTGTTCTATTCATTTTTAGTATTGTTGGCTATATTCTTTCCCTCTGTGTGTGAAAGTAgcgtagtcatgtctgactctttgccaacccagagactatacatacagtccatggagttctccaggccagaatactggagtgggtagcctttcccttctccaggggatcttcccaacccagagattgaacccaggtctcctgcattgcaggcagattctttaccagctgagccacaagggaagcctaagaatactggagtgggcagcctatcccttcttcagtgaatcttcccaacccaggaattgaaccagggtctcctgcattgcaggcagattctttaccaactgagctatcagggaagcccatattctttCCCTATGACATGACAATGACACTCCTACGTTTGTAactagaggagagagagggagagaattgCACgggaaaaaatttaagaaattatgtCTCACACATTCAACATCTGTTAAAATTTATAAATCGCCAAATTCAAATATACCTTGTCTATCGTTGTATttgcctcaatttttaaaaatctatgtataAGTTGGAGGTCTCACCTCAGATCACTGACCCAGCTACAAAATAGGGATGGAATATTAATTGGTTGATGCTGTCTGAAACCCAGTGTACTGCTTCTATGCCTGCTTCTAGTCTCCTGCCTTGGTGCTGATTTTCACATAAAAAAACATTGTGCAAACTATCCTCTACCTGAATGTCTCTGATAAAACTGGGAAACATATTAAGTTGTCCAGATATGGACTGATGTGAAAGCCTTGAACCTGAGTTTCTAGGGATCAGAGTTGGACTCAAGCAGGCTTCATTCATCACAGAATGCATCAGCATCCTGATCCTTTCGAGGCACGTCCCAATCTAAGTAGAGCCAAAGGAACAAAGCTGAGAAGAGAGAACAGTTCTAACCTTCACAGAGCCAGCAGGAAGTACCCCATGACCAGATGATGTCACATGACCAGAAATGCTGCTGGTGATGATTCCTGACCTTTTCATTTCTAGGAAAGATTCTTAAGTACTAGATCCAATTAAGAAAAAGATCAAACACTGATTTACAGAGGTCTCTCTATAAAACACTAAGAAAGCAACTTCCTCCATGGCAATTACCCTAAACTACAACAATAACATAAATAacaaccaggaaagtcctgcTTATTGGTCCCAACATTGGGGGTCCAGTGTGTAAAAAGCCCCACAACAGCAGGGCTCATCAGAATCTGAGAAACTCAGCTCTGAGCCGGAGTCCACCCTCCACCACAGACACGATGACCCACTCGTGCTGCTCCCCGTGCTGTCAGCCCATCTGCAGGACCACTTGCTGTGAGTCCAGCTGCTGCAAGCCCTGCTGCCCCCCAACTTGCTGTCAAACCACCTGCTGCAGGACCACCTGCTGCAAACCTACTTGTGTGACCACCTGCTGCCAGCCCAGCTGTTGCAGCAAACCCTGCTGTCAGCCCACCTGCTGTGAGTCCATCTGCTGCCAGCCCTCCTGCCCTCCAACTTGCTATCAAACTAGTGAAACCACCTGCTGTAGGACCACCTGCTGCAAGCCTACTTGTGTGACCACCTGCTGTCAGCCCACCTGCTGTGTGTCCAGCAGCTGTGGACAAACCTTCAGTGGGTCCAGCTGCGGCCAGCCTTGCTGTCAGCCAGCTTGCTGTGCACCTGTGTACTGCCGAAGAATCTGCTACCACCCCACGTGCTGCTGCCTGCCTGGGTGCCAAGACCAGAGCTGTGGATCCAGCTGCTACCAGCCTTCCTGTTGCTGATCACTTCACCAAAGTTTCCCCATCCCCACACAACCTCATTTGTTCACTAGCTCGCTATTGTGTGGACAAAATCACTTCTTAGACATTGCCGACAACTGCCATGTTCTACCAGAATTTCTGTTACTCATCTACTGTTTAAAAGCTTGTGAGTCACCTGAATGGAGTGAAGAGGGCTTCCCCCATCTCTTCCTTCCCTGTATGGGGATAATGTATCAACTTCATGCATCCTTGATATGGAGTTTTTCTAGGTATTAACACTGATGTCAGGATCTACTTCCTAGTCATTCTAAATAATTCATGAAAACAAATCCTCATAACATTTTCATAGGTTTCTGCAACTGACCATAATCTTCATAAACATATTTTCTCTATCGGTGTACTCATGGATCCTGTAACTTGCTTTCTTCCTTAAGACCATTTTGTGTTGTCTTCCTAGATGCAGGAGTCTTACATACGTGTTTCTTAATAAATTCTATTCCACAATTCACTCCATATTGTGTttgatatattgtacagcactgCTGATATATGAACATGTATCCATATTGCATACCATATGAGCCATACAACCTGAGGTGCAAACATCCTGCCATTAACTATTTCATACATTTTTAGATGAGAAATTTCACTGTGAAATATTATGTAACTAATAATGGACAAGCTGAGATCCCAGGCAACTTCTGTTTTTGCTTAAGGACACCTATATTTACATGAAAATGTAAGAAGAAATGATGTCCAGTACTGAGGTCTATTATGTTATGAAACTGAATTGCTACTTTAACAATGGAAGGAATGATAAATCCCTCACATTTAATagctggggcttcctaggtggctcagtgataaagaattcacctgccaaagcaggagatgtaggagatgcagcttcaatccccGGGACAAGTAGATCCTgtgcaaaggaaatggcaacccactccagtattcttgcctagagaatcccatgaatagaggatcATGGCAGGatcatatagtccatggagttacaaagagtcggacacagctgagggactgaGAATGCAcgcatacatgcatatataatagATAATGCCTGTTTACAAAGTCATTCCTATATTGGTTTCCtacaatgcagcagcagcagttacatgTTAGGGCAGTAGGGAATGCATTTAGAGCTCTGGTGAAAGCGTGGAGCCTTTCCTGTCTCGGGGGCAATTCAGCCACTAATGCAATTCAACTGtatcaaatatttttagaatctgTTGTGTCATCACAAGACAAAGTCCATATAAAGGGACTTCTTTCTTAATATCACACAAGTCAAATTCTGAATTGTCTCCTTCTCCTGAATTTCTACTGAAAGAGCAAGGAATTAAAtaattacctgaaaaaaaaaaagtgctctttCAGTAAAAATTCAGGAGAAGGAGACAATTCATGCAATGTcattgatgctatccaaccatctcatcctctgttgtccccttctcctcctgccctcagtctttcccagcatccgtgtcttttccaatgagtcagttcttcacatcaagtggccaaagtattggggtttcagcttcagcatcagtcctccaaagaatattcaggactgattttctttaggattgattggttggatctccttatagtccaagggactctcaagagtttcctccaacaccacagttcaaaagcatcaattctttagggcTCAGctctttttatagtccaactctcatatccatacatgactactggaaaaatcatagctttgactagacagacctttgttggcaaagtaatgtctctgttttttaatatgctgtctaggttggtcatatctttttttccaaggagccagcatcttttaatttcatggctgcagtcaccatctgcagtgattttggagctcccaaaataaAGAGGTTAGACTGGTACAAAATGACTGATATCAAAATTGTGAGAAAACCAACACCttgcatttttaaagtctttgatgGAGCACTAAACTCCGCTGTTCTCCATGGATGTAGTATTTTTCTGGTTAATACTTTGGTCCAGAGGAGAGTGCTTAGGGACTCACACTGGACCTTTCTTTCTATCATGGTTCTCACTTTGCATGTCTGTAGATGCTTTTCTGCTGCAAGGGCTGCAGGCAACTGACAGCCTCCAACTGTTAGTGAGTTTAAGATCTGCATCAGATTTAGAGTTAAAGCCATGGTCTTCCTATCAACCCCTAGCTAACAGCTGGACATCATGGGGGAACTAAAGTTTGAACCTTTCTTCTTTagttttattcactcatttatttttggctgtgctgggtcttggttgctgtgcacagcctttctctagttgctgcaagcaggggctgctctctagttgcagtgtgtggacttctcattatgatggcttctctggtggtgcgtGGGCTTTAGGGTACGaggccttcagtagttgtggcatttgggctCTAGAGAAcacactcagtagttgtggctctcaggcttagctgctctgcagcatgtggcatcttccttggccagggatcaaacctatatgccctacattggcaggcagattctttacccctggctcactagggaagtccaaagcCTTGAACTTTTCTTACCAACATAGGACTTTTTAATCGTAATCTTTGCTTTGATTATTTCCATTTGAATGACCACAGTGTTGTTCAATCTGCATGGCAAGTCTTATATCCTCCTTGTTTAATGCTGCCTCTTCACACTTTTCTTTGAAAGATGTTATATTTACTTTGCAATGTGTAGCCCTCAAATTGTGATATTTCTGTTATGTTAGCGTAAACTTCCTTTTGGCTCATTTCTGCAATAATATTTAAGAGCTAGTTGCATTCCAAGTCATAGAAATCTaagtatattttacttatttattgaggAATAGTTACTTTACAACATCATGTTAGTCTCTGCTTTACaaagaagtgaatcagctatgtgtatacatatactccctctctcttggacctccattcctccccacccccatcccacacattctaggtcaccacagagcactgagctgagctccctgcactatATAACTGGCTCTCACTATCCAATCTTTTACTACACACGGCACTttacatatgtcaatcccagtctctcaaTTCACCCCgccccctcttccctc
The DNA window shown above is from Bos javanicus breed banteng chromosome 19, ARS-OSU_banteng_1.0, whole genome shotgun sequence and carries:
- the LOC133232400 gene encoding keratin-associated protein 9-1-like, translating into MTHSCCSPCCQPICRTTCCESSCCKPCCPPTCCQTTCCRTTCCKPTCVTTCCQPSCCSKPCCQPTCCESICCQPSCPPTCYQTSETTCCRTTCCKPTCVTTCCQPTCCVSSSCGQTFSGSSCGQPCCQPACCAPVYCRRICYHPTCCCLPGCQDQSCGSSCYQPSCC